The following are from one region of the Coffea eugenioides isolate CCC68of chromosome 2, Ceug_1.0, whole genome shotgun sequence genome:
- the LOC113760804 gene encoding uncharacterized protein LOC113760804 → MEDWSKYAHSPAHLAVAKRDHAGLRKIVGALPHLAKAGEVNTEAESLAAELNADAVSAVVDRRDVPGRETPLHLAVRLRDPISAEILMAAGADWSLQNENGWSALQEAVCTREENIAMIIARHYQPLAWAKWCRRLPRIVASAGRIRDFYMEITFHFESSVIPFIGRIAPSDTYRIWKRGANLRADMTLAGFDGFRIQRSDQTFLFLGEGYSSEDGKISLPPGSLIVLAHKEKEITNALEGAGVQPTEAEVAHEVALMSQTNMYRPGIDVTQAELVPHLNWRRQERSEMVGPWKAKVYDMLHVMVSVKSRRVPGAMTDEELFSVNDDERVANGGEHDEYDDVLTAEERKQLDSALRMGNPEGPCEEEETEVQDLHENSDGGSFENCDPNGVTKEKKSWFGWNKKGGKNTGDDPEDSKIVKKFSKLAPEDSKLRPNESHRSTSEFPREDAGEIKKSKDKSNKKKKKKGAASESKNESEYKKGLRPVLWLTPDFPLKTEELLPLLDILANKVKAIRRLRELLTTKLPTGTFPAKVAIPIVPTIRVLVTFTKFEELQPTEEFCTPPSSPVHFHDAKSEVSSSWLSWMTGSRGGQSSDSESRSFREEIDPFHIPPDYAWVDANEKKRRMKAKKAKSKKHKKHVASRNPETGRHSSEDI, encoded by the exons ATGGAAGATTGGTCTAAATATGCCCATAGTCCTGCTCATTTGGCTGTTGCTAAACGAGACCATGCTGGGCTAAGAAAGATCGTGGGGGCTCTTCCACACTTGGCGAAGGCGGGGGAGGTAAATACTGAAGCTGAGTCTTTGGCTGCTGAGCTTAATGCCGATGCAGTCTCAGCTGTTGTAGATAGGCGGGATGTTCCAGGGCGTGAGACCCCTTTGCACCTTGCTGTTAGGCTGAGGGATCCCATTTCTGCTGAGATTTTGATGGCGGCCGGTGCTGATTGGAGTCTTCAAAATGAGAATGGGTGGAGCGCGCTTCAAGAGGCTGTTTGTACTAGGGAAGAGAATATTGCTATGATAATTGCCAGACATTACCAACCTCTTGCTTGGGCAAAATGGTGCCGTAGGCTTCCTAGGATTGTGGCTTCAGCAGGCAGGATAAGGGATTTTTACATGGAGATAACCTTTCATTTTGAGAGCTCAGTCATACCATTTATCGGTAGAATTGCCCCTTCAGACACTTACAGGATTTGGAAACGGGGTGCTAATCTCCGTGCTGATATGACCCTTGCAGGATTTGATGGATTTCGCATTCAACGCTCTGatcaaacttttctttttctgggaGAGGGATATTCATCAGaagatggcaaaatatctttgCCTCCTGGTTCACTGATTGTGCTTGCTCATAAGGAGAAGGAGATTACAAATGCTTTGGAAGGAGCTGGTGTGCAACCAACAGAAGCTGAAGTTGCGCATGAAGTGGCCTTGATGTCTCAAACGAACATGTATAGGCCAGGAATTGATGTTACTCAAGCTGAGCTTGTTCCCCATTTGAACTGGAGGCGACAGGAGAGGAGCGAGATGGTTGGACCCTGGAAAGCCAAGGTCTATGATATGCTACACGTGATGGTCAGCGTGAAGTCAAGAAGAGTTCCTGGAGCCATGACTGATGAGGAGCTTTTCTCAGTGAATGATGATGAGAGGGTCGCCAACGGTGGCGAACATGATGAGTATGATGACGTATTAACAGCTGAGGAAAGAAAGCAATTAGATTCTGCACTTCGCATGGGGAATCCAGAGGGGCCTTGTGAGGAAGAGGAAACTGAAGTTCAGGATTTGCATGAAAACAGCGATGGTGGTTCCTTTGAAAATTGTGATCCCAATGGTGTtaccaaagaaaagaaaagctggtTTGGCTGGAACAAGAAAGGCGGAAAGAACACCGGAGATGACCCTGAAGATTCAAAGATAGTTAAGAAATTCTCGAAGTTGGCTCCTGAAGATAGCAAGCTGAGACCCAATGAGAGTCATAGATCAACATCTGAATTTCCAAGGGAGGATGCTGGCGAAATTAAGAAGAGCAAGGataaaagcaataaaaagaagaagaagaaaggtgcTGCTAGTGAGTCTAAGAATGAAAGCGAATACAAAAAAGGTTTAAGGCCTGTTCTGTGGTTGACACCAGATTTCCCTTTGAAAACAGAAGAACTCTTGCCCCTGTTGGATATATTGGCCAATAAGGTGAAAGCAATCAGAAGATTGAGGGAGCTATTGACTACTAAATTACCTACTGGCACATTTCCTGCTAAG GTTGCCATTCCAATAGTACCAACCATCAGGGTCCTTGTTACGTTCACGAAGTTTGAGGAGCTTCAGCCAACAGAGGAGTTCTGCACCCCTCCTTCCAGCCCTGTGCATTTCCATGATGCTAAGTCTGAGGTGTCTTCCTCGTGGCTTTCATGGATGACAGGTAGCCGTGGTGGTCAATCAAGTGACAGTGAAAGCCGAAGCTTCCGGGAGGAGATTGACCCTTTCCACATACCACCTGACTATGCTTGGGTTGATGCTAATGAGAAAAAACGCCGAATGAAAGCCAAGAAAGCAAAGAGCAAGAAACACAAAAAGCACGTTGCTAGCAGAAATCCAGAGACTGGACGTCATTCAAGTGAGGATATTTGA
- the LOC113763681 gene encoding diphthine--ammonia ligase isoform X2, which produces MKVVALVSGGKDSCYAMMKCLAYGHEIVALANLLPSDDAEDELDSYMYQTVGHQIVVSYAKCMGLPLFRRRIQGSTRHHGLTYSTTPGDEVEDMFILLNEVKQQIPSVAAVSSGAIASDYQRLRVESVCSRLGLVSLAYLWKQDQSLLLGDMIKAGIVAITVKVAAMGLDPSKHLGKEISWLEPHLHKLKELYGLNVCGEGGEYETLTLDCPLFKNAHIVLDEFQIVLHSKDPICPVGILHPLAFHLEKRAETVPLGKSNKNDDEFDLVCEVQGDCQQRCENISMSNHPASKFVDVNSQELQISRTKMDNTFSISCWLQDSSKTSGDLQADLEYVLMKIELQLAECCYSWENVLYIHLYIADMNKFAVANETYIRFITQDKCRFGVPSRSTVELPLSQVGLGMAYIEVLVANDETKRVLHVQSISDWAPSCIGPYSQATLHKDILYMAGQLGLDPPTMLLSSGGPTVELKQALENSEAIAKCFNCSIATSAILFVIYCSASMNESDRIALEKTNLFIKEMKLNDSDNRCSSDVFDPIFLYVLVPDLPKRALVEVKPVLYVLGNKGTLNNKAGEVSYVAQDYCGFQHENWHDECLQKCVVPGRLCAAVLSVTQDIVGKICSKFLLQDSAGCNTLIENQIEGIAKFCVYLLDAFLLENRFSWDDVTTFRLYFATRLHISHAELLLIFTRVFNEFAEQNPKRRTTTDPIFNLVPVLGAGRSANSVDGGLLSCEVFARKL; this is translated from the exons ATGAAGGTGGTGGCTCTAGTGAGTGGCGGCAAAGATAGCTGCTATGCCATGATGAAATGCCTCGCATATGGTCATGAG ATTGTTGCGTTGGCAAACTTACTGCCGTCTGATGATGCGGAGGACGAGCTCGATAGCTACATGTATCAAACT GTTGGGCACCAGATAGTCGTTAGCTATGCAAAATGCATGGGTCTTCCATTATTTAGAAGGCGAATACAAGGATCCACAAG GCACCATGGCCTCACCTACAGTACCACACCTGGGGATGAGGTTGAGGATATGTTCATCTTGTTAAATGAAGTGAAACAACAGATACCCTCTGTTGCTGCTGTGTCTTCTGGTGCAATTGCATCTGATTATCAAAGACTGCGGGTCGAAAGTGTGTGTTCAAGGTTAGGACTTGTTTCTTTGGCATATTTATGGAAGCAAGACCAGTCATTACTCCTTGGAGACATG ATTAAAGCTGGAATTGTTGCCATCACAGTAAAG GTTGCAGCCATGGGTTTGGATCCTTCAAAACACTTGGGGAAAGAAATATCATGGTTGGAACCACATCTTCATAAGCTGAAAGA GCTATATGGACTTAATGTTTGTGGTGAAGGAGGAGAATATGAAACATTAACTCTTGATTGTCCCCTCTTTAAA AATGCCCACATTGTGCTAGATGAATTTCAAATTGTCTTGCATTCAAAAGATCCCATATGTCCCGTTGGCatccttcatcctttggcattCCACTTGGAGAAAAGAGCAGAAACTGTGCCCTTGGGCAAAAGTAACAAAAACGATGATGAATTTGATTTGGTATGTGAAGTCCAAGGAGATTGTCAACAAAGATGTGAAAACATTAGTATGTCTAATCATCCTGCCAGCAAATTTGTAGATGTTAATAGTCAGGAACTCCAGATTTCAAGAAccaaaatggataatactttttCTATCTCATGCTGGTTGCAAGATTCATCTAAAACTTCAGGAG ATCTGCAGGCAGATTTGGAGTATGTTCTCATGAAAATCGAATTGCAACTTGCTGAATGTTGTTACTCCTGGGAGAATGTACTTTATATTCATCTTTACATTGCTGATATGAATAAATTTGCAGTTGCAAATGAAACATACATCAGATTCATTACTCAAGATAAGTGTCGTTTTGGTGTACCATCACGCTCCACAGTTGAGCTTCCTCTATCACAAGTTGGTTTAGGGATGGCATATATTGAAGTGTTGGTTGCCAATGATGAAACTAAAAGAGTTTTGCACGTGCAGAGTATATCTGACTGGGCTCCTAGTTGCATTGGTCCTTATAGTCAG GCAACGCTGCACAAGGATATTCTCTACATGGCAGGTCAATTGGGTCTTGACCCACCAACGATGCTGCTTTCTAGTGGAGGTCCTACAGTTGAGCTCAAGCAAGCATTGGAAAATAGTGAAGCAATAGCAAAATGCTTTAACTGTTCAATAGCTACATCCGCTATTCTATTTGTCATATACTGCTCAGCTTCAATGAATGAATCTGACCGAATTGCCCTTGAGAAGACAAACTTATTTATTAAGGAAATGAAGTTAAATGATTCTGACAATCGATGCTCATCTGACGTGTTTGATCCTATTTTTTTATATGTTCTGGTTCCAGATCTGCCAAAAAG GGCTCTTGTAGAAGTAAAGCCTGTGCTTTATGTGCTGGGCAATAAAGGAACTCTTAATAACAAGGCTGGTGAAGTTAGTTATGTGGCACAAGATTATTGTGGTTTCCAGCATGAAAACTGGCATGATGAATGCCTGCAGAAATGTGTTGTGCCTGGGAGACTTTGTGCTGCCGTCTTATCCGTGACACAAGATATTGTGGGAAAGATCTGTTCCAAGTTCCTTCTTCAAGATAGTGCAGGCTGTAATACCCTTATTGAGAACCAGATTGAGGGAATAGCAAAATTTTGTGTTTATCTTCTGGATGCGTTTCTATTAGAGAACCGTTTCTCTTGGGATGATGTCACG ACTTTCAGGCTCTATTTTGCAACAAGGCTTCACATCTCTCATGCAGAATTGTTATTAATTTTTACCAGGGTATTCAATGAATTCGCTGAGCAAAACCCAAAAAGAAGGACCACCACTGACCCCATATTCAACCTTGTTCCAGTCTTGGGTGCTGGGCGGTCTGCAAATTCCGTGGATGGTGGTTTACTCAGTTGTGAAGTTTTTGCTAGAAAATTGTAG
- the LOC113763681 gene encoding diphthine--ammonia ligase isoform X1: MKVVALVSGGKDSCYAMMKCLAYGHEIVALANLLPSDDAEDELDSYMYQTVGHQIVVSYAKCMGLPLFRRRIQGSTRHHGLTYSTTPGDEVEDMFILLNEVKQQIPSVAAVSSGAIASDYQRLRVESVCSRLGLVSLAYLWKQDQSLLLGDMIKAGIVAITVKVAAMGLDPSKHLGKEISWLEPHLHKLKELYGLNVCGEGGEYETLTLDCPLFKFDAMNFFQNAHIVLDEFQIVLHSKDPICPVGILHPLAFHLEKRAETVPLGKSNKNDDEFDLVCEVQGDCQQRCENISMSNHPASKFVDVNSQELQISRTKMDNTFSISCWLQDSSKTSGDLQADLEYVLMKIELQLAECCYSWENVLYIHLYIADMNKFAVANETYIRFITQDKCRFGVPSRSTVELPLSQVGLGMAYIEVLVANDETKRVLHVQSISDWAPSCIGPYSQATLHKDILYMAGQLGLDPPTMLLSSGGPTVELKQALENSEAIAKCFNCSIATSAILFVIYCSASMNESDRIALEKTNLFIKEMKLNDSDNRCSSDVFDPIFLYVLVPDLPKRALVEVKPVLYVLGNKGTLNNKAGEVSYVAQDYCGFQHENWHDECLQKCVVPGRLCAAVLSVTQDIVGKICSKFLLQDSAGCNTLIENQIEGIAKFCVYLLDAFLLENRFSWDDVTTFRLYFATRLHISHAELLLIFTRVFNEFAEQNPKRRTTTDPIFNLVPVLGAGRSANSVDGGLLSCEVFARKL; the protein is encoded by the exons ATGAAGGTGGTGGCTCTAGTGAGTGGCGGCAAAGATAGCTGCTATGCCATGATGAAATGCCTCGCATATGGTCATGAG ATTGTTGCGTTGGCAAACTTACTGCCGTCTGATGATGCGGAGGACGAGCTCGATAGCTACATGTATCAAACT GTTGGGCACCAGATAGTCGTTAGCTATGCAAAATGCATGGGTCTTCCATTATTTAGAAGGCGAATACAAGGATCCACAAG GCACCATGGCCTCACCTACAGTACCACACCTGGGGATGAGGTTGAGGATATGTTCATCTTGTTAAATGAAGTGAAACAACAGATACCCTCTGTTGCTGCTGTGTCTTCTGGTGCAATTGCATCTGATTATCAAAGACTGCGGGTCGAAAGTGTGTGTTCAAGGTTAGGACTTGTTTCTTTGGCATATTTATGGAAGCAAGACCAGTCATTACTCCTTGGAGACATG ATTAAAGCTGGAATTGTTGCCATCACAGTAAAG GTTGCAGCCATGGGTTTGGATCCTTCAAAACACTTGGGGAAAGAAATATCATGGTTGGAACCACATCTTCATAAGCTGAAAGA GCTATATGGACTTAATGTTTGTGGTGAAGGAGGAGAATATGAAACATTAACTCTTGATTGTCCCCTCTTTAAA TTTGATGCAATGAACTTTTTTCAGAATGCCCACATTGTGCTAGATGAATTTCAAATTGTCTTGCATTCAAAAGATCCCATATGTCCCGTTGGCatccttcatcctttggcattCCACTTGGAGAAAAGAGCAGAAACTGTGCCCTTGGGCAAAAGTAACAAAAACGATGATGAATTTGATTTGGTATGTGAAGTCCAAGGAGATTGTCAACAAAGATGTGAAAACATTAGTATGTCTAATCATCCTGCCAGCAAATTTGTAGATGTTAATAGTCAGGAACTCCAGATTTCAAGAAccaaaatggataatactttttCTATCTCATGCTGGTTGCAAGATTCATCTAAAACTTCAGGAG ATCTGCAGGCAGATTTGGAGTATGTTCTCATGAAAATCGAATTGCAACTTGCTGAATGTTGTTACTCCTGGGAGAATGTACTTTATATTCATCTTTACATTGCTGATATGAATAAATTTGCAGTTGCAAATGAAACATACATCAGATTCATTACTCAAGATAAGTGTCGTTTTGGTGTACCATCACGCTCCACAGTTGAGCTTCCTCTATCACAAGTTGGTTTAGGGATGGCATATATTGAAGTGTTGGTTGCCAATGATGAAACTAAAAGAGTTTTGCACGTGCAGAGTATATCTGACTGGGCTCCTAGTTGCATTGGTCCTTATAGTCAG GCAACGCTGCACAAGGATATTCTCTACATGGCAGGTCAATTGGGTCTTGACCCACCAACGATGCTGCTTTCTAGTGGAGGTCCTACAGTTGAGCTCAAGCAAGCATTGGAAAATAGTGAAGCAATAGCAAAATGCTTTAACTGTTCAATAGCTACATCCGCTATTCTATTTGTCATATACTGCTCAGCTTCAATGAATGAATCTGACCGAATTGCCCTTGAGAAGACAAACTTATTTATTAAGGAAATGAAGTTAAATGATTCTGACAATCGATGCTCATCTGACGTGTTTGATCCTATTTTTTTATATGTTCTGGTTCCAGATCTGCCAAAAAG GGCTCTTGTAGAAGTAAAGCCTGTGCTTTATGTGCTGGGCAATAAAGGAACTCTTAATAACAAGGCTGGTGAAGTTAGTTATGTGGCACAAGATTATTGTGGTTTCCAGCATGAAAACTGGCATGATGAATGCCTGCAGAAATGTGTTGTGCCTGGGAGACTTTGTGCTGCCGTCTTATCCGTGACACAAGATATTGTGGGAAAGATCTGTTCCAAGTTCCTTCTTCAAGATAGTGCAGGCTGTAATACCCTTATTGAGAACCAGATTGAGGGAATAGCAAAATTTTGTGTTTATCTTCTGGATGCGTTTCTATTAGAGAACCGTTTCTCTTGGGATGATGTCACG ACTTTCAGGCTCTATTTTGCAACAAGGCTTCACATCTCTCATGCAGAATTGTTATTAATTTTTACCAGGGTATTCAATGAATTCGCTGAGCAAAACCCAAAAAGAAGGACCACCACTGACCCCATATTCAACCTTGTTCCAGTCTTGGGTGCTGGGCGGTCTGCAAATTCCGTGGATGGTGGTTTACTCAGTTGTGAAGTTTTTGCTAGAAAATTGTAG
- the LOC113761223 gene encoding serine/threonine protein phosphatase 2A regulatory subunit B''beta-like: MELDFNSDVACLDADLLQLPEVAPLAIKDNPCVAEKLFDQWLSLPDTGSLVKSLINNAKGGGPLNVSGTSSNTSSAASNSLPSMFPAGSTPPLSPRSSSGSPRTTKQQRAGPSVLGSPLKLVNEPVKELIPQFYFQNGRPPPNEMKERCLFRINQFFYGHMDGLQMHEFKPVTKEICKLPSFFSSALFRKMDLDGTGIITRDAFVDYWVNGNMLTKDIATQIFIILKQPDFRYLTQDDFKPLLRELLATHPGLEFLQSTPEFQERYAETVIYRIFYYVNRSGNGRLTLRELKRSNLIAAMQHADEEEDINKVLRYFSYEHFYVIYCKFWELDTDHDFLIDKENLIRYGNHALTYRIVDRIFSQVPRKFTSKVEGKMGYEDFVYFILSEEDKSSEPSLEYWFKCIDLDGNGVITRNELQFFYEEQLHRMECMAQEPVLFEDILCQMVDMISPENESYFTLRDLKGSRLSGSVFNILFNLNKFMAFETRDPFLIRQERENPTLTEWDRFAHREYIRLSMEEDAEDASNGSADVWDESLEAPF, translated from the exons ATGGAGTTAGATTTTAACAGTGACGTGGCGTGTCTCGATGCCGACTTGTTGCAGCTGCCAGAGGTGGCTCCTTTGGCTATCAAAGATAACCCTTGTGTCGCCGAGAAGCTTTTCGACCAATGGCTTTCGCTTCCTGACACCGGTTCATTG GTCAAATCTTTAATTAATAATGCCAAGGGAGGTGGTCCTTTAAATGTTTCTGGAACATCTTCTAACACAAGTTCTGCTGCCAGTAATTCATTGCCTTCCATGTTTCCTGCCGGCAGCACGCCTCCACTTTCTCCAAGAAGTTCATCTGGTTCCCCTCGAACCACCAAGCAACAAAGGGCAGGCCCCTCTGTATTGGGTTCTCCTTTAAAATTAGTGAATGAACCAGTTAAAGAGCTTATACCTCAG TTTTACTTTCAAAACGGCCGTCCACCTCCAAATGAGATGAAAGAGCGGTGTTTGTTTAGGATCAATCAGTTCTTTTATGGCCACATGGATGGATTACAAATGCATG AATTTAAACCTGTGACAAAGGAAATTTGCAAGCTGCCATCATTCTTCTCCAGTGCACTTTTCAGAAAGATGGATCTTGATGGTACAGGGATCATTACCAG AGATGCGTTTGTTGACTACTGGGTAAACGGCAACATGTTGACAAAAGATATTGCTACGCAGATATTTATAATATTGAAACAGCCAGATTTCAGATACCTGACTCAG GATGACTTCAAACCTCTACTTCGAGAACTTTTGGCAACTCATCCAGGCTTGGAGTTCTTACAGAGTACACCTGAATTTCAAGAGAGATATG CTGAAACTGTAATATACAGAATATTTTACTACGTGAATAGATCGGGTAATGGTCGTCTTACCCTCAGGGAGCTTAAACGTTCGAACTTAATTGCTGCAATGCAACATGCTGACGAGGAGGAGGATATTAACAAGGTTTTGAG GTACTTCTCGTATGAACacttttatgtgatttattgCAAGTTTTGGGAGCTGGACACAGATCATGATTTTTTAATTGATAAAGAGAACCTTATAAGATATGGCAACCATGCGCTTACCTACAGAATTGTCGATAGGATATTTTCTCAG GTGCCAAGAAAGTTCACCAGCAAGGTTGAAGGAAAGATGGGATACGAAGATTTCGTTTATTTCATATTGTCAGAGGAGGATAAATCATCTGAACCTAGTCTTGAATACTG GTTTAAATGCATAGATTTGGATGGGAATGGGGTTATAACAAGGAATGAACTGCAATTCTTCTACGAGGAGCAGTTGCATAGAATGGAATGCATGGCCCAGGAGCCTGTACTTTTTGAGGATATTTTATGCCAGATGGTTGACATGATAAGTCCAGAG AATGAAAGCTACTTTACATTACGTGACCTGAAAGGAAGCAGGCTGTCAGGCAGTGTATTCAATATCCTTTTCAACCTCAATAAGTTCATGGCATTTGAGACCCGTGATCCTTTTCTAATCCGTCAG GAGCGTGAGAACCCAACATTGACAGAGTGGGATCGTTTTGCCCACCGAGAATATATTAGGCTCTCAATGGAGGAAGATGCGGAGGATGCCTCTAATGGAAGTGCAGATGTTTGGGATGAATCGCTTGAGGCTCCATTTTGA